A genome region from Penicillium psychrofluorescens genome assembly, chromosome: 3 includes the following:
- a CDS encoding uncharacterized protein (ID:PFLUO_004552-T1.cds;~source:funannotate) codes for MEHTAGPTNVPKQFVLCFDGTGNKFAGDESDSNVLKIFRMLDRSQSHQYHYYQPGIGTYVTSRSLSSTSRFQRIKSAYQKAKDSAVGSSFDEHVMGGYKFLMRYYSPGDEIYFIGFSRGAYIARFLAEMLDYIGLLEAGNEELIRFAWKTFAKWQQRMGETEEEQAEKTKLFHYMKAFRETFSRPISRIRFMGLFDTVNSVPRFESAWMQRTKFPYTARSSAKVIRHAVGIDERRAKFRQDLISGRRPEHDKSHLHRPHFDRQHMQEHLHHHMDANHHLHLRHEENPEAIPTIQVNDNGQQDTEKESEQPSFQNPGWGPGPGETYYRTPHGSAPHSSHQGSENNFEGEQDPARYRAPSPRRISLAVPNQGPSVDDASSVHSGQSGPSVALSVQLPNRGEYDDEDEQDIHEIWFPGCHADIGGGWKLQGGELWALSHAPLVWMVQEAKKAGLQLDERKMKQFQCLEEFDGDYSAIREEIGARRLSSVNQCREDHNETDGAYRSAPNEKERSAASHDFWHALHTSSTKGLVHDCLEFKQGLPTFSVISWRIMEWLPFRRMDLQSDGTWKPISWPLPRGEVRDVPLDAEIHVSAIRRMQADANYRPGNVIVGGGGRGMRKAPAERGMGDWVIFKNEGDGVRETYVRKGEATKCEEGHGATA; via the exons ATGGAGCACACCGCGGGACCTACTAATGTCCCCAAGCAGTTCGTGCTCTGCTTCGACGGTACGGGGAACAAGTTTGCGGGCGACGAGTCGGACAGCAATGTGCTGAAGATCTTCCGC ATGCTGGACCGAAGTCAGAGCCATCAGTACCACTACTACCAGCCCGGTATTGGCACTTACGTGACATCTCGATCGCTTTCTAGTACCAGTCGCTTTCAGCGCATCAAATCCGCCTACCAGAAGGCCAAAGACTCCGCGGTTGGATCGTCCTTTGACGAACATGTGATGGGTGGGTACAAGTTTCTGATGCGCTACTACTCCCCCGGTGACGAGATCTACTTCATCGGATTCAGTCGTGGCGCTTACATTGCGCGATTCCTGGCGGAGATGCTGGACTACATTGGCCTGTTAGAAGCCGGGAACGAAGAGCTCATCCGGTTCGCATGGAAGACATTTGCCAAGTGGCAGCAGCGGATGGGAGAAACGGAAGAGGAGCAGGCAGAAAAGACAAAGCTGTTCCACTATATGAAGGCGTTCCGTGAGACATTCAGTCGTCCGATTTCGCGTATCCGGTTCATGGGTCTCTTCGACACCGTCAATAGTGTTCCGCGCTTTGAATCCGCGTGGATGCAGCGCACCAAGTTCCCCTATACTGCGCGCAGTTCCGCCAAGGTGATCCGTCACGCGGTTGGCATTGACGAGCGTCGTGCCAAATTCCGCCAAGATCTGATATCTGGGCGCCGACCAGAGCATGACAAGAGCCACCTCCATCGCCCGCATTTTGACCGGCAACATATGCAAGAGCATCTGCATCATCACATGGATGCCAACCATCACCTACATCTCCGTCACGAGGAAAACCCGGAGGCCATCCCTACCATTCAGGTGAATGATAACGGCCAGCAAGATACAGAAAAGGAATCTGAGCAGCCCAGCTTCCAAAATCCGGGATGGGGTCCTGGTCCAGGCGAAACGTACTACCGCACTCCGCACGGCTCAGCCCCTCACAGCTCGCATCAAGGCAGTGAGAACAATTTCGAGGGCGAGCAAGATCCCGCTCGCTATCGCGCACCCTCTCCTCGGCGCATAAGTCTAGCTGTGCCCAACCAGGGCCCCTCGGTGGACGATGCCTCGTCTGTGCATAGCGGACAAAGTGGACCTTCTGTAGCCTTGTCGGTCCAGTTGCCGAACCGCGGCGAGTatgacgacgaagatgaacAGGACATCCATGAGATTTGGTTCCCCGGCTGTCACGCAGACATTGGCGGTGGCTGGAAACTGCAAGGAGGCGAGCTGTGGGCGCTCAGTCACGCGCCGCTGGTGTGGATGGTGCAGGAGGCCAAGAAGGCCGGGCTTCAGCTGGATGAGCGCAAGATGAAGCAATTCCAGTGTCTAGAGGAATTTGACGGGGACTACTCTGCAATCCGCGAAGAAATCGGTGCTCGGCGCCTTAGCTCGGTCAACCAGTGTCGCGAGGACCACAATGAGACGGACGGAGCCTACCGCTCGGCGCCCAACGAGAAGGAACGGTCAGCTGCCAGCCACGATTTCTGGCATGCATTGCACACCTCGAGCACAAAGGGTCTGGTGCATGACTGCCTGGAGTTTAAACAGGGTCTGCCGACGTTCTCGGTCATCTCCTGGCGGATCATGGAATGGCTTCCCTTCCGGCGCATGGATCTCCAATCCGACGGAACGTGGAAACCGATCAGCTGGCCGCTGCCACGCGGAGAGGTGCGAGATGTGCCATTGGATGCTGAGATCCACGTCTCGGCCATTCGCCGGATGCAAGCCGATGCCAACTATCGGCCCGGTAATGTCAttgttggaggaggtggcCGAGGTATGCGCAAGGCCCCGGCCGAGCGTGGTATGGGTGACTGGGTGATTTTCAAGAACGAGGGCGACGGGGTGCGCGAGACCTACGTCCGCAAGGGCGAAGCCACCAAGTGCGAGGAGGGACATGGGGCCACCGCATAG
- a CDS encoding uncharacterized protein (ID:PFLUO_004553-T1.cds;~source:funannotate), giving the protein MEASRPPEPLRPSASPPSPPADRLPSARGFSPEKASKEDVMITLSLSPEPPATSRTVSPAARSHLRSRSLAGIPGMPSMTRAYSSPGLDSRGRYIFINGRVVPASPVDAAKRSPLQMRSAEDHVETRLGSLTISEPISENAELEIAPKSPMSHPGSSSPVLPPLTFPRTNRLRSTSPLHFNNPVTSPPSLYSSSPMLGSKYNEAYPGPSASSTSSVPSTPTSLRSRSPSISSLETIPDIPDAEAEALEADHIADLKAAADAADNASNTRRRGTSDTSGPSSSFGTMRGGSVTYTPRSDKRKRWSVCGAERRQDLDLETIWED; this is encoded by the coding sequence ATGGAAGCGTCGCGGCCTCCTGAGCCCCTGCGCCCTTCAGCCTCTCCGCCCTCGCCCCCGGCCGACCGACTGCCATCCGCGCGGGGGTTTAGCCCGGAGAAGGCGAGCAAAGAGGACGTCATGATAACCCTATCTCTCTCCCCCGAGCCACCGGCAACTTCTCGGACTGTTTCCCCTGCGGCTCGATCGCATCTCCGCTCTCGCTCACTGGCTGGCATTCCCGGCATGCCATCGATGACGCGAGCCTACTCGTCCCCAGGGCTGGACTCTCGGGGCCGTTATATCTTTATCAATGGTCGCGTAGTACCGGCATCTCCAGTCGATGCTGCCAAACGGTCGCCCTTGCAGATGCGCTCCGCAGAGGATCACGTCGAGACCCGGCTGGGGTCACTCACCATCTCCGAGCCCATTTCAGAGAACGCCGAGCTCGAGATTGCTCCCAAGTCGCCCATGTCTCATCCGGGCTCCTCATCGCCAGTACTGCCACCACTGACGTTTCCTCGCACGAATCGTCTACGGTCCACATCGCCCCTTCACTTCAACAACCCCGTCACCAGCCCTCCCTCCTTGTATTCGTCGTCTCCCATGCTCGGTTCCAAATACAATGAAGCCTACCCGGGGCCTTCAGCTTCGTCTACTTCGTCGGTCCCTTCAACGCCAACCAGCCTCCGGTCTCGAAGCCCGAGCATCTCGTCCCTTGAGACGATCCCGGACATTCCTGACGCTGAAGCCGAAGCTTTGGAAGCTGATCATATTGCGGATTTGaaagccgccgccgacgcagCCGACAACGCGAGCAACACCCGACGCCGAGGCACCTCTGATACCTCTGGCCCATCGAGCTCTTTTGGCACGATGCGCGGTGGATCGGTCACTTACACGCCCCGCAGTGATAAACGGAAGCGATGGAGCGTTTGCGGTGCCGAGCGCCGGCAAGATCTTGACCTAGAAACGATTTGGGAGGATTGA
- a CDS encoding uncharacterized protein (ID:PFLUO_004554-T1.cds;~source:funannotate), with protein sequence MSTRPLHVGIVGGGLSGLRCADILIQNGARVTILEARDRIGGRVHQEDVGAHLVDLGPNWIHGTGNNPIMSIAEATKTSTHDPEGGNILLSRDGALVDADLATKASEFMWTTIEQAFEYSNKHGESIPADRSLFDFFQEKVQQTGLSPAEQALYLDVCKLWGAYVGDPIERQSLKFFRMEECIDGNNYFVASTYKRILEYVSRSAREHADIQFNQPVSRIDTPPRENGEQHQVTLTTTTGDRYAFDEVVVTCPLGWLKQNQHVFHPQLPDRLGQAIDSISYGRLEKPSGSLDLLAKE encoded by the exons ATGAGCACTCGCCCACTTCACGTCGGCATTGTCGGTGGCGGCCTGTCTGGGCTGCGCTGCGCCGACATTCTCATCCAGAACGGAGCTCGAGTGACCATCCTAGAAGCAAGGGACCGGATAGGAGGAAGG GTCCATCAAGAAGACGTGGGCGCACACCTGGTCGACCT CGGGCCGAATTGGATACATGGTACCGGAAACAACCCGATCATGTCCATCGCCGAAGCGACCAAAACAAGCACGCATGATCCAGAGGGCGGAAATATCCTGCTCTCGCGAGATGGCGCCTTGGTCGACGCGGATCTCGCAACCAAGGCCTCGGAATTTATGTGGACGACTATCGAGCAAGCTTTCGAGTACAGCAACAAGCACGGCGAGTCTATCCCTGCAGACCGAAGCCTGTTCGACTTCTTTCAAGAGAAAGTCCAGCAGACGGGGCTCTCGCCCGCTGAGCAGGCACTCTATCTGGATGTTTGTAAGCTCTGGGGTGCCTATGTGGGGGATCCTATTGAGAGGCAGAGCTTGAAATTTTTCCGTATGGAAGAATGTATTGATGGGA ATAACTATTTCGTGGCATCCACCTATAAGCGAATTCTGGAGTATGTCTCGAGGTCTGCTCGTGAACACGCTGATATTCAGTTCAACCAGCCTGTCAGCAGAATTGACACTCCTCCTCGTGAGAATGGAGAGCAGCATCAAGTAACCCTCACCACGACCACAGGGGACCGCTATGCCTTCGACGAGGTAGTGGTAACTTGTCCACTCGGCTGGCTCAAACAGAACCAGCATGTATTCCACCCCCAGCTCCCCGATCGATTGGGGCAAGCCATTGACAGCATCTCCTATGGCCGGCTCGAGAAA CCTTCTGGCAGTCTGGACCTACTGGCAAAGGAGTAG
- a CDS encoding uncharacterized protein (ID:PFLUO_004555-T1.cds;~source:funannotate) yields MEDSMPNFQDGEVLDPDFFEPTVDLPTGFVYPSVESLIYPSTGDDEVDIQTSIAKARVDGYEGALDREDNFVKQTLNAFLDHLPNQGKLVLCEETMRCATNDQLYTMYSRLRDRVLLPMLMRNPDDEAKLHDQKQRQLHEQCLDRDGDACVVTRIMDTVRYHAQSQPDERVEGLTNAIYILPRFYEEDHASTDNDSGTLSVGGAWEALRSYLPGTAGALGPHAVRSASNMLTLWDELAKEWDTFGVSIAPTAVSNHYIFKIWPHCEGDFSELADTTVRLQQSDSGQGIALPHVELIRGHHTIAAILAQSEITEYLQSILFKLKN; encoded by the exons ATGGAGGATTCGATGCCAAACTTCCAAGATGGAGAAGTTCTGGACCCAGATTTTTTTGAACCCACTGTAGATCTACCCACTGGATTCGTGTATCCGTCTGTGGAGAGTCTCATTTACCCGTCCACCGGGgacgacgaggtcgacaTACAGACCTCGATCGCCAAAGCCCGGGTGGACGGGTACGAGGGGGCCCTGGATCGTGAGGACAACTTCGTGAAGCAGACGCTCAACGCTTTTCTCGACCACTTGCCCAACCAGGGCAAGCTGGTGCTTTGTGAGGAGACAATGCGATGTGCCACCAATGACCAGCTCTACACCATGTACTCCCGGCTGAGGGACCGCGTGCTCCTGCCAA TGCTCATGAGGAACCCTGACGATGAGGCGAAGCTGCATGACCAGAAGCAGCGCCAGCTCCATGAACAATGCCTGGATCGAGACGGCGATGCGTGCGTGGTCACACGCATTATGGATACGGTCAGATATCATGCCCAGTCCCAGCCCGACGAGCGTGTGGAGGGCCTCACCAATGCCATCTACATCCTCCCACGCTTTTACGAGGAGGACCATGCATCTACCGACAACGATTCTGGGACTCTTTCTGTGGGAGGTGCCTGGGAGGCACTGCGAAGTTACCTCCCCGGCACAGCTGGTGCTCTTGGCCCGCACGCAGTCAGGTCAGCCAGCAACATGCTCACGTTGTGGGACGAGCTGGCTAAGGAATGGGACACATTTGGAGTTTCCATTGCGCCTACC GCTGTTTCGAATCACTACATCTTCAAAATCTGGCCTCACTGTGAGGGGGACTTCAGCGAATTGGCCGACACGACTGTGCGGCTGCAGCAGAGCGATTCAGGGCAGGGCATCGCGCTCCCACACGTGGAGCTGATTCGCGGACATCAcaccatcgccgccatcctAGCGCAGTCCGAAATCACAGAGTATCTGCAGTCTATTCTGTTCAAGCTGAAGAACTAG
- a CDS encoding uncharacterized protein (ID:PFLUO_004556-T1.cds;~source:funannotate) has protein sequence MSDPESSVAASSSPSLSATDSNALNYAFLVHSQKTLTQNLPPRVDNKLLARQKRRRTSPEDHAVLEAEYQKNPKPDKVARASIVSRVSLGEKEVQIWFQNRRQNDRRKSKPLQPHELLALRSSMTDSSAQPASDDSVSAEPSSSGAEPSSDTQDLHGPRTSKPWDGEILQFSDRSDPVNENKEEEPGLPSQSSQSTVATEALEDTQTTIHEDLETPVQDMGDASSPHPPKRKRSVTDIRAEAGNERSSTEKSPPSLRLSLSFDGEALVRKEGELTPSPPKSRNALRIAMSCDGKAVIRAEDEPSPSKNRVAMFSVRRTKLSGLRRSSSAIFPNTSEKDRVFGRSRDPRNWESFFDTDARSALSTPTSSQPGPNAASPGLFHSRSQRSLNRSLSSRHSLLARAEAVTTPISQSIGEKRRKLSRTVSSLGRLENSRNRGMGYAPKTPFKPMSSKLSSKPDLQLDDDDDDGDSDKENWIPGTRTSNVRRKTTSHPSRPVLKETSRNRGLGIMTNGKRNRPFPNGIQNKAPPELSADVSAFMSGAGGASQEDDLDCVQGLLSLSQGAWR, from the exons ATGTCAGACCCGGAGTCTTCGGTggcggcctcgtcctcgccctctcTTTCGGCCACCGACTCCAATGCCCTCAACTACGCCTTCCTGGTGCATTCCCAGAAAACCCTCACCCAAAATCTTCCCCCTCGTGTCGATAACAAGCTTCTAGCACGCCAGAAGCGGCGTCGAACTAG CCCAGAGGATCACGCGGTTCTCGAAGCTGAATACCAGAAGAATCCCAAACCGGACAAGGTTGCCCGAGCGAGTATTGTTAGCCGCGTCTCGCTCGGCGAGAAAGAGGTTCAG ATCTGGTTCCAAAACCGCCGCCAGAACGACCGCCGCAAATCCAAGCCACTCCAGCCACACGAACTGCTCGCTCTTCGCTCGAGCATGACCGACTCGTCTGCCCAACCAGCCAGTGATGATAGCGTGTCGGCGGAGCCGTCCTCGAGTGGGGCCGAGCCATCATCAGACACGCAGGATCTTCACGGGCCGCGGACCTCGAAACCATGGGATGGCGAGATTTTGCAGTTCTCTGATCGATCTGATCCGGTGAACGAGAATAAGGAAGAAGAACCCGGATTGCCTTCACAAAGTAGCCAGTCCACCGTGGCAACAGAGGCTCTGGAGGACACACAAACAACCATACACGAGGACCTTGAGACACCCGTCCAGGACATGGGGGACGCGTCTTCGCCACATCCGCCTAAGCGGAAACGCTCTGTGACTGATATCCGTGCCGAGGCCGGAAACGAGCGGTCCAGCACAGAAAAatcgccgccatcgctgCGGCTGTCTCTGTCATTCGATGGCGAGGCCCTGGTGCGCAAGGAAGGCGAGCTGACCCCCTCACCGCCAAAAAGCCGCAACGCGTTGCGCATTGCCATGTCGTGTGATGGCAAGGCCGTCATCCGCGCAGAGGACGAGCCCTCACCCTCCAAAAACCGCGTTGCTATGTTCTCCGTCCGCCGCACAAAACTCTCGGGTCtccggcgcagcagcagtgcCATCTTCCCTAACACCAGCGAGAAAGACCGCGTGTTTGGCCGGTCCCGCGACCCGCGGAATTGGGAATCGTTCTTTGACACGGACGCCCGAAGCGCCTTGTCCACTCCGACCAGCTCCCAACCTGGCCCGAATGCCGCGTCTCCGGGCCTGTTTCACTCGCGTTCCCAGCGTTCTTTGAACAGAAGTCTGTCAAGCAGACACAGTCTCTTGGCCCGTGCCGAGGCGGTCACGACGCCCATCTCTCAATCGATAGGCGAGAAGCGGCGGAAACTCTCACGGACGGTCTCTTCCCTAGGACGGCTGGAGAACAGCCGCAACCGGGGCATGGGTTACGCCCCAAAGACGCCATTCAAGCCCATGTCGTCCAAGTTGAGCAGCAAGCCAGACCTCCagctggatgatgatgacgatgatggtgattCGGACAAGGAGAACTGGATCCCGGGCACTCGGACCTCGAACGTGCGTCGCAAGACAACCTCACACCCCTCTCGCCCTGTCCTCAAGGAAACCAGCCGAAACCGAGGGTTGGGTATTATGACCAACGGCAAGCGCAACAGGCCATTCCCGAATGGAATCCAGAATAAGGCCCCCCCTGAACTCAGTGCAGACGTCTCGGCGTTTATGAgtggtgctggcggtgccAGTCAGGAAGATGATCTGGACTGTGTGCAAGGGCTGTTGTCGCTGAGCCAGGGGGCATGGAGATGA
- a CDS encoding uncharacterized protein (ID:PFLUO_004557-T1.cds;~source:funannotate) gives MFVYYDHRNTFTSVHKQEHSTQKKLVADRYTKSYVTKPIVADMIQQHAGVLMKKFQQQPNIDVYKWLHYYAIDTITNHVYGAYGTRTLEDEAQRDLVYDLSGVKHRSRLYFTFYFKDLVLLAENIKHFYRWIRNQPTGFHVRGSRLNKYGLESVKGVCKDPDIHADSTAGKLYSVIPGNPNRIAAECMDHLVAGVDTTGDAMCILMWRISTPEYRHVQEKLFLELLSVDGEFDPRSGTAPITALDKLPYLEAVIMEGLRWRAPVPMSLFRMCPPGGRIVEGHHIPGGTTVSCQAYSLHRIPQVFPDPDKYDPERWLTQDKDQLSEMKAHFWPFSSGARTCLGHK, from the exons ATGTTCGTTTACTACGATCATCGCAACACCTTTACCAGTGTGCACAAGCAAGAA CACTCGACCCAAAAGAAACTAGTCGCGGACCGGTATACCAAATCTTACGTCACAAAGCCTATTGTCGCCGACATGATTCAACAGCACGCAGGGGTATTGATGAAGAAGTTCCAACAGCAGCCGAACATCGATGTCTACAAGTGGTTACATTACTATGCCATTGA TACGATTACGAATCACGTCTATGGTGCATATGGCACCAGAACTTTGGAGGACGAGGCCCAGCGAGATTTAGTCTACGACCTTTCTGGTGTTAAACACCGGAGTCGCTTATATTTTACTTTTTACTTCAAGGACTTGGTGCTTCTGGCTGAGAACATCAAGCATTTCTATCGATGGATTCGGAATCAACCTACGGGTTTTCATGTCCGTGGAAGTCGACTCAATAAATATGGGTTGGAGTCTGTGAAAGGTGTCTGCAAGGATCCTGACATTCATGCGGATTCGACAGCCGGAAAGCTCTACTCTGTCATCCCTGGAAACCCCAACCGTATTGCTGCGGAGTGTATGGACCATCTTGTGGCTGGCGTGGACACAACCGGAGACGCCATGTGCATTCTTATGTGGAGGATTTCCACCCCCGAGTATCGGCATGTGCAAGAGAAATTGTTTTTGGAGCTTCTCTCTGTTGACGGAGAGTTCGATCCGCGCAGTGGCACGGCTCCAATCACAGCTTTGGATAAACTACCTTATCTTGAAGCAGTTATTATGGAAGGTCTGCGTTGGAGAGCACCTGTGCCAATGTCGCTATTCCGAATGTGTCCTCCTGGAGGCCGTATCGTCGAGGGTCATCATATCCCTGGTGGCACAACAGTGAGCTGTCAAGCATATAGCCTCCATCGCATTCCTCAAGTTTTTCCAGACCCAGACAAGTATGATCCGGAACGGTGGTTGACGCAGGATAAAGATCAACTATCCGAAATGAAGGCCCATTTCTGGCCATTCAGTTCGGGGGCCCGCACATGCTTGGGTCACAAGTAA
- a CDS encoding uncharacterized protein (ID:PFLUO_004558-T1.cds;~source:funannotate) → MGSHLDTQPTGGRYDGILGVLAGLEVLRTIHETGYQTEGPIGLVNWTNEEGARFPMVTVSSAVWAGSFPLETAWNCREVASLSQGPELRTIKQELIRTGFLGETPASYEVQPIGAHFELHIEQGPVLENECKKIGVVTGAQGYNWYEIAVKGRDSHAGTTPLHSRKDSLLAAAKMVTASNEIAKEFSGLVTTGIFSAEPGSINTMAHTVRFTLDIRHPSNSVLTKMVERCRQSFERIAREDSECGVQVIWTSLTENSAVEFHPDCIAAIELAAHDLCFNLPGQSSDHKKWRHIVSGAGHDSCNVSKRCPTAMIFTPTRNGMSHTPDEYCSPEDCILGAEVLMGAVIRYDALRGQRGQLV, encoded by the exons ATGGGATCGCATCTTGACACGCAGCCTACGGGAGGTAGGTACGACGGCATTCTGGGCGTTCTTGCCGGTCTCGAGGTATTGCGAACCATCCACGAAACTGGTTATCAGACCGAGGGGCCTATTGGACTGGTTAATTGGACAAA TGAAGAAGGTGCTCGCTTTCCTATGGTGACCGTTTCTTCTGCGGTTTGGGCTGGTTCATTTCCGCTTGAAACTGCATGGAACTGCCGTGAAGTGGCATCGTTGAGCCAAGGACCAGAGCTCCGAACAATCAAACAAGAGCTCATTCGTACCGGCTTCCTGGGAGAAACACCAGCATCATATGAAGTACAACCAATTGGTGCCCACTTTGAACTCCATATCGAACAAGGCCCAGTATTAGAGAACGAATGCAAAAAGATTGGAGTTGTGACCGGCGCTCAAGGTTATAACTGGTACGAAATTGCAGTCAAAGGAAGGGATAGCCATGCTGGGACGACTCCGCTGCATTCCCGGAAAGATTCACTTCTGGCTGCAGCAAAAATGGTTACCGCGTCTAATGAGATTGCCAAAGAATTCTCGGGACTCGTCACGACAGGAATCTTCAGTGCAGAGCCGGGGAGCATCAACACAATGGCTCACACAGTTCGGTTCACGTTGGACATTCGCCACCCCAGCAATAGTGTTCTCACGAAAATGGTTGAGAGATGTCGTCAGTCATTCGAGAGAATTGCCAGAGAAGACAGCGAATGCGGAGTGCAAGTTATTTGGACCTCATTGACGGAGAACAGTGCGGTTGAATTCCATCCAGACTGTATCGCTGCCATTGAGCTGGCTGCTCACGACCTCTGCTTTAACTTGCCCGGACAGTCTTCTGATCATAAGAAATGGAGACATATTGTGAGTGGAGCAGGTCACGACAGTTGTAATGTGAGCAAAAGATGCCCGACTGCTATGATCTTTACTCCTACTAGAAATGGCATGAGCCATACCCCTGATGAGTACTGCAGTCCAGAGGATTGTATATTGGGGGCGGAGGTGCTGATGGGCGCTGTCATAAGGTATGATGCCTTGCGTGGCCAACGCGGACAGTTGGTCTGA
- a CDS encoding uncharacterized protein (ID:PFLUO_004559-T1.cds;~source:funannotate) yields the protein MGVIPARKAVAFMAKAGQDVKVINTFGKQVVDFWAFNPNDPNDFLSMVHTRTILLKISLSKGDKLYSTRRKPMLTLTEDTTRGVHDILWSACSVERYRMQGYDGYHDNCTDNMHKALKGSFPNFSIADDWVPDPLNLFMNVAVDHHGGLDIRSPTSEKGQFVSIRAETDLIIVMSACPQDIDPVNGGMPADCEYQLSSKAMEPSTTLTTIRPSTRERRVKIAFSVDFDAVSHWLGTGCHPDNNMADYSSGIFAGQVGVHRLLNLFKNNNIADKVTWFVPGHTTETFPEAVHAVVDSGAEIGLHGYAHEGIYQMTEEQEKDVLLKCIEVATQLVGKKPRGYRAPMYTIRETTVKLLRQHEFLYDSSLMHHDSQPYFTPSDPPIKTIDFSQPASSWLEPTRVASQSYPHGQHPLVELPCGWYNEDMMPLQYLPHLANSMGYVSTRVVEQIWKDKFMWLWEHGQEGNEAADFIFPILIHPDTSGMAHIIGMVDRFIKWLQGFGGSVQFCTHEQIATAWLDVQQKAAQA from the exons ATGGGTGTTATCCCGGCGCGCAAAGCTGTTGCCTTCATGGCTAAAGCTGGTCAGGATGTAAAAGTAATCAACACTTTTGGGAAACAGGTCGTGGACTTCTGGGCATTCAATCCCAATGACCCCAACGACTTCCTGTCAATGGTTCACACGCGAACCATACTGCTGAAAATATCGCTGTCTAAGGGCGACAAGCTGTATTCCACTCGACGAAAGCCCATGTTGACCTTGACTGAGGATACCACCCGAGGCGTCCATGACATCCTCTGGTCCGCGTGCTCTGTTGAGAGATATCGTATGCAAGGGTACGACGGCTACCATGACAACTGCACTGACAATATGCACAAA GCCCTGAAAGGAAGTTTCCCCAACTTCTCGATTGCCGACGATTGGGTTCCAGATCCGCTCAATCTGTTCATGAATGTGGCGGTTGATCACCATGGAGGTCTCGATATTCGCAGTCCCACTAGTGAGAAGGGCCAGTTTGTCAGCATCAGAGCCGAGACTGATTTAATCATCGTGATGAGCGCCTGCCCTCAGGATATAGACCCAGTCAATGGAGGAATGCCAGCAGACTGCGAGTATCAACTGAGCAGCAAAGCCATGGAACCATCCACGACATTGACTACAATAAGACCCAGCACCCGCGAGCGCCGGGTCAAAATCGCATTTTCCGTTGACTTTGATGCTGTATCGCACTGGTTGGGGACTGGTTGTCATCCGGACAATAATATGGCTGACTATAGCTCTGGGATCTTTGCGGGACAAGTTGGCGTACACCGacttctcaatctcttcaAGAATAACAACATCGCGGACAAGGTAACTTGGTTCGTTCCTGGCCACACTACCGAGACCTTCCCGGAAGCTGTGCACGCTGTGGTCGACTCTGGGGCCGAAATTGGGCTTCATGGCTACGCTCACGAGGGAATCTATCAAATGACAGAGGAGCAAGAAAAAGATGTTCTTCTCAAGTG TATCGAGGTCGCCACGCAGCTTGTCGGCAAGAAGCCTCGTGGATACCGCGCTCCCATGTATACTATCAGAGAAACCACCGTCAAATTGTTGCGGCAGCATGAGTTCCTCTATGATTCGTCCCTGATGCATCACGACTCGCAACCATACTTTACACCCAGCGACCCACCGATCAAGACTATTGATTTCTCACAGCCGGCCTCGTCTTGGTTAGAACCGACGAGGGTTGCTTCCCAGTCTTACCCCCACGGGCAGCATCCTCTTGTCGAGCTTCCGTGTGGCTGGTACAATGAAGATATGATGCCACTGCAATACCTTCCGCACCTTGCGAATAGCATGGGATACGTCTCCACTCGGGTTGTGGAGCAGATATGGAAAGATAAGTTTATGTGGTTGTGGGAGCACGGACAGGAGGGCAATGAAGCGGCTGACTTCATTTTCCCAATCCTGATTCATCCTGACACCAGTGGGATGGCACACATCATTGGTATGGTTGATAGATTTATAAAGTGGCTGCAAGGGTTTGGAGGATCGGTTCAGTTCTGTACTCACGAGCAGATCGCTACCGCATGGCTGGACGTACAGCAGAAAGCTGCTCAGGCCTGA